In the genome of Ziziphus jujuba cultivar Dongzao chromosome 10, ASM3175591v1, the window ttccgccaattcgcgacggtttgggagaattgcggagccgaaacccgaaaagcttcccgacgaaattcaaaccccgtcgggtacgatcatcgaaaattaagaccggatctgtgattagcatcactcgagcttcgattcggtatataactcgtaaattctagatatcgtttgtgttttgaccccccgggtaccgggtattatttacccgaataaaatattaatttatttgactgtctgtgaattttgttctaggagcaccggtgagtcgtagaattgatcccgtagtggatcatgggttaattgcgtgctccaggtgagtgacccaccttcaaattaattttggggaatttaattgatgaatatattatgtgtgaattaaatatttggaatttaatttctatgtgccaaatatttattggatttattgtagaattatttatgaatttattggatttaagaaaatgcgaattctacaaatttatgccgtgtggaatcagtttatggttttgagaattttgaaattggtgtggttttaatgttaaattgggcacgatttgaatttcaaatatttcaaggaaaatatttggttatgttggtgatttcaatttttataaaatatgcccgtggaatattatgagatttgattatgatatttcgagaaattatttacgcttggaaaaatgtggatatttgaattgatggatttgggagttggtggatttgaaaatcatggaatttatggcattgattacaaagaaattgtgggaaaattcccggttcaagcggatggattatgcccgctatgtttatgaaaaatgtgaaatttgttttataatttaaattgtggattttatgatttttagatgcaccgtgcacgtactggtgttctgattatgtgatatggtatatgtggtatggttagtgtgcacacggttgtgattagcgcgcaggtgggtgtgattagcgcgcaggtgatgtgattagcgcgcaggtgggtgtgagtagcgcgcggttgatattatgagggtgtcctgtggatgccatcggagagggcggccacccccctttggccgggacaccaggttagcagcggcgctgtgggacgccacgcgaccgtatgccggtttctctctataacctcctgtctggcggtaccttgggacgctgggtactgttggcgccactggtatatagtgggtgcatcaaatgattttcagaactgtgttttaaaaataaaatgtttggaaactgaattggaattaaaaatataattgttaccgcttctggtatttaattgatgtcttggttttcggggaatatggataaagggttttgtgaaattgttttaaaaggggaacctttccaactgagagaattgtaagggttttgagagaaaatattatttccaaataattattatttatacttattactgtgataatatatggtatagtagtagggtcgctcactgagatgattagcatctcacactcttaaattccgttcctctaggtaccaggttgtcggtgttcactcggagcggacttgatcttcctcgctgttttagttcggcagtaccctgttattcttttattgcagttgtaatatttctttcactcttgttgtatttattttgcactggattactgtatttattttttttttttttaagtgctgcaatttatggaatcgatttgtagtactgtgggaggaataaggggataattttagaagtgtgttttcagtgcagggaattttgtggtaagtaaatcccttaggggaggctctgccggattttccgttggaaggttcggtagggtttccctgggatcagggctgtctagggttccggggaaggaattccggacgggtcctgacactaatGTGTCCTTTCTGCTGAGCACTATTCTCTCCATGTAGTAAGGTTTCAAACTTGTCACCTAGTGTTTATGCATTTAAGTTATTGGATTCAAACTCTGGGTCTTTGTCAAAATAAACCTATTAACTATGATAAGATGTGAGTTTTTGTTGTTATCTATCTACAGatcatattttatatgaatgtgGGTTTGTTTTCTATTTACCATCTGAATTCCATAATGCTTCAACATTTTAATTAGTTTCTTGTCTAGGCAGCATGACAagatatgtaatttttatttgcaaattaaacTTCAGATATTGAATATCAGAAATACCATAAATAGAAAACACGAACtctacatcatatatatatatatatacattccgtctatggtgcggacggtcctcatgcggaccacagtattggtgacagtttttcatagtattggtgacgattttctaagaaaccgtcattaatactatgaaaaaccgtcactaatattgcagttctcatgcggaccatcctcaccatagaatttctgtatatatatatatatatatatatatataaagcatgaACTATCATTTGACTTTCCATTGTCTTATATGAAAGACACCGTTTGCACATGCATATAAGCCCTGAAAAAAAAGTGCATATAAAAGATAATCCTATAATTACTAGAAAAGCACTAACCTATGCTAAAAAGCAGATCTAGTTTTTAGTTAAGTGGAACTAGACTCTCTCTATAGGTACATGCCTTCAAATAATGTCCTCGAAAAATTTGAAGACGACGACATTGGGTAGGACTATGTGTGTCAAGCAAAAGCagctatttttcatttatatacttTTGGAGTTGAGGCTTAAACTTCCTCCTGTGATATGTTTGAACAAACACTTTGCTATCCCCCAAAAATCCCAATACTCGAGCAATTCCTCCAAGAGTCCAATAGTGAATAGCTTCTTCCATGAATCTTTAACACCATATTCACCTAATACCCATATATCAAAACTTCTTTTGCGAGCTTCAGTAAACCAATGAACAAGTGCCAAGGCCTCCTTATAGACCAAACAGTAATTATTCATCAAGTCAGAAGGAGGATGATTAATGTGACCAATACTGCTGGGTAAAGGTGTAGTTATTATGGTCTCGCTATTGAGGTCTACCGAAATAATGGCATTAGTACATGGAATGTCTCCATCCTCCCTGTAACTTGCTTTCCAAGATAGCATTCCATTGCTGAAAATGCCACACGAATAATTATGTACCCGTAAATCCTTGTGTGAATTATAAGCACTTGCTATCCTTTTCCAAGAGTTTGTTTTTAAGCtatacatctcaaaatcaagAGCATTGCCACTGTTGTACTTTTCCTTGTGGATGTAATCCATATTATTGGTATCGAAACCAAACCCAACATTTTGATAAGAAATACCTGTACGTCTATGGTTTTGCCTCAAGGAAACTTAGGATATGGAAGATGGGAGACACTTTGTCTGTCCGGTTGTGGGATTCCATAGCAACCACTTGGTTTCAATCTAATGGTGACCACAAAACAAGATGagactgtcaggacccgtccagaattcctcctccggaaccctagacagccctgatcccagggaaaccctaccgaaccctccaacggaaaatccgacagagcctcccctaagggatttacttaccacaatttacctgcactgaaaacacacttcaaaaatatccccttattcctcccacaaactacaaattggttccacaaattccagcacttcaaaatacagtaatccagtgcaaaataaatacaacaagaatgaaagaaatagtacaaccgcaataaagaagaacagggtacttcacgaagtaaaacagcgaggaagatcaagtccgctccgaatgaacaccgacaacctggaacctagaggaacggaatttaagagtgtgagatgctaatcatctcagtgagcgaccctactactataccatataatatcacagtaataagtataaataataattatttggaaataatattttctctcaaaacccttacaattctctcagttggaaaggttccccttttaaaacaatttcacaaaaccctttatccatattccccgaaaaccaagacatcaattaaataccagaagcggtaacaattatatttttaattccaattcagtttccaaacattttatttttaaaacacagttctgaaaatcatttgatgcacccactatataccagtggcgccaacagtacccagcgtcccaaggtaccgccagacaggaggttatagaaagaaaccggcatacggtcgcgtggcgtcccactgcgccgctgctaacctggtgtcccggccaaaggggggtggccgccctctccgatggcatccacaggacaccctcataatatcaaccgcgcgctactcacacccacctgcgcgctaatcacatcacctgcgcgctaatcacacccacctgcgcgctaatcacaaccgtgtgcacactaaccatatcacatataccatatcacataatcagaacaccagtacgtgcacggtgcatctaaaaatcataaaatccataaatttaaatcataaaacaaatttcacatttttcataagcatagcgggcataatccatccgcttgaaccgggaaattctccacaatttccttataattaataccataaatcccatgattttcaaatccaccaactcccaaatccatcaattcaaatatccacattttttccaagcataaataatttctcgaaatatcataatcaaatcccataatattttatgggcatatttcataaaaattgaaatcaccaacataaccaaatattttccttgaaatatttgaaaatcgaatcgtgcccaatttaccattaaaaccacaccaatttcaaaatcctcaaaaccataaaataattccacatggcataaattgtagaattcgtattttcttaaatccaataaattcataaataattctacaataaatctaataaatatttggcacatagaaattaaattccaaatatttaattcacacataatatattcatcaattaaattccccaaaattaatttgaaggtgggtcactcacctggagcacgcaattaacccatgatccactacgggatcaattctacgactcaccggtgctcctagaacaaaattcacagacagtcaaataaattaatattttattcgggtaaataatacccggtatccggggggtcaaaacacaaacgataactaaaatttacgaattatataccgaatcgaagctcgagtgatgctaatcacagatccggtcttaatttccgatgatcgtacccgacggggtcggaattttatcgggaagcttttcgggtttcggctctgcaattctcccaaaccgtcgcgaattggtggaaacggaagtcggatttgggttcaggaggtcgaacactgcggactggagctggccggaattttcggggtactcgccggaacagtaatttccggcgggccgccacgtcacaggcaaccgtcgccggaacagtaatttccgacggtggccgtttgctgtgaaattttgcagatttgtagatcgtgaggagagcaatccaacgggaccgacggtgagcaaaacggaggtcggacggcggagaaatcaccgtttgaagattttcgacccctcgccggaaaacgctccgatcccggcgcgtcggtggtccgatggccgtgatttttggtgggtaggccggacttgaggagaggatgctgggtgtatggcgcgtgtactgtatatcggccggaatagtgccgattcgcggtggccggcggtggaggggaaaaatcgccgccaaacttcggacgtccgatccgggcgcgtccggcggctgttcgccgtgaaatttggaggttttgccggaaatgaggtgggcaatctggctggccggcgcgtgtacagtaactaggccggaaaaacgtgaaaatggccggcggccggcgggtcctctctttctctttctctctcctctctctctttctctctcttctctctctttctctctcttccccgagagtttttcaaaattaaaaccctgcatgacactgttcatgccacgtggaccactcagaagctgacacgtggtatttcactgttcacgacccaaaaacattaaaataatacggtatccggtaaacttcaaacgtccataactttttaaccggatgtccgttttgagcgtgacgctagtctgtgaactcgtatcgacgagcacttcacaaccatgcatgagtcaaagctcaattccccataaacaaaaagtcaactccagcaccccttggacagtttggaccgcaacttgtttcgtccataactttcaaaccgtagctccgttttcgacgtgctaccagtctacgaactcgtggcatcgtgcacttcgccacagtaccctagtcaactcaaaattctcaccgagtcaaaaagtcaacttttgacccccttcggtcaacggtcaacggtcaacctcggtcaacgtgcacggattccggtgcgatttgggacggggtgttacagccttccccccttacaaaaatttcgtcctcgaaatttccgcgtgtcactggaacaaacaagggttctgatcacgcacctgcgcttcgggctcccatgtcgcttcctcgactaagtagttccttgccaaccaatccatgcccaacactacttcaagtccggatagatccaacaggatcaggtctgcttccatcacttgatctgtgaaatcgtcgggcgtagtcctggctccctgctgcgtcatagcaaacacccggccttgacttgtctgttggggtctctttcctctacctcgactcgatcctgcagacggctggactgatcccgaagaaactcctactggctgactcccctgggaattctgtcctggaaatatccccgtatgctgtgtccgtcgacctgcttctagcacactgccgctaccataagggcaatccctccttatgtggcctggctgcccacaccgaaagcataaaccatccatctgacactgcccagaatgattccccctacaaagtggacaaatccgcggagaaccaatgcgtgactgctgatacgagcttgcatccacactgatcgaatggcgagctggctggggcatgcgataactatctctcctctggaatctgcctcgtgggcttaacccatcactgtctgagcctgagctatggcctttcttagctgccccctgtcgaggtactccgctatacgaaccttcgaaagatctgcgccttgagggtctgtgtatctcctcctgtctctctagctcgagcgctgcatccctggcggactgataggtgggatgtactgatccggaaagggtgtagccgatgctctctttcaatccgtctatgaacctcaccttcttcgtgtgatcgtcgggaatcaggtgcatgcagaattctgttagttctcggaatctcctctcgtactcgatcactgtcatgttcccctgtcgtagttcctcgaactctctccttcttgcttcacggtaggtaggaggacaaaactcagtagagaaggccatcttgaactgatcccacgtatgccttgcacgaacaactgggctaacttctcgggtgaaaaacattctcgtaccggtaggaagtgtgccgacttggtgagacgatcaatgattacccaaatgccgtcgtaccttctaggtgtggaaggaagcttgaatacgaagtccatgttgagttcttcccacttccacacaggAATCGGTAAAGATTGGAGTAGTCccaaaggcttctgtctttctgctttcacttgttgacaaatcaaacactttgatacgaagtctgccacttctctcttcataccaatccaccaataatacttaacaagcgtccggtac includes:
- the LOC125421008 gene encoding F-box protein CPR1-like; its protein translation is MDYIHKEKYNSGNALDFEMYSLKTNSWKRIASAYNSHKDLRVHNYSCGIFSNGMLSWKASYREDGDIPCTNAIISVDLNSETIITTPLPSSIGHINHPPSDLMNNYCLVYKEALALVHWFTEARKRSFDIWVLGEYGVKDSWKKLFTIGLLEELLEYWDFWGIAKCLFKHITGGSLSLNSKSI